caatatagcaattaaacactggaatggtagatgtgcagaagatgaatgtgcaagtagagatactggggtgcaaaggagcaagataaataaataaatacagtatggggatgaggtagattggatgggctatttacagatgggctatgtactggtgcagtgatctgtgagctgctctgacagctggtgcttaaagttagtgagggagatatgagtctccagtttgagatttttgcagttcgttccagtcattggcagcagagaactggaaggaaagacgaccaaaggaggaattggctttgagggtgaccagtgagatatacttgctggaacgcgtgctacgagtgggtgctgctatggtgaccagtgagctgacattaggcggggctttacctaacagagacttgtagataacctgtagccagtgggtttgccgacaagtatgaagcgagggccagccaacgagagcgtacaggtcgcaatggtgggtagtgtatggggttttgatgacaaaacggatggcactgtgatagactgcatccagtttgttgagtagtgttggaggctattttatagatgacatcaccgaagtcgaggatcggtaggatggtcagttttacgagggtatgtttggcagcatgagtgaaggatgcttcgttgcgatataggaagccaattctagatttaattttggattggagttgCTTAATTGTCCCTATAatgtctaagcaaacagctggaggcagggctttctcctatagatctccatttttatggaatggtgtgcctacccatgtgagagacgcagactcggtctcaacctttaagtctttactgaagacttatctcttcagtaggtcatatgattgagtgtagtctggcccaggagtgtgaaggtgaacggaaaggctctggagcaacgaaccgcccttgctgtctctgcctggccggttcccctccactgggattctctacctctaaccctattacaggggctgagtcactggcttactggtgctctttcatgccgtccctaggaggggtgcgtcacttgagtgggttgagttactgacgtgatcttcctgtctgggttggcacccccccttggtttgtgctgtggtggagatctttgtgggctatactcggccttgtctcaggattgtaagttggtggctgaagatatccctctagtggtgcgggggctgtgctttggcaaagtgggtggggttatatccttcctgtttggccctgtccgggggtatcatcggatggggccacagtgtctcctgacccctcctgtctcagcctccagtatttatgctgcagtagtttgtgtcggggggctagggccagttggttatatctggagtacttctcctgtcgtatccagtgtcctgtgtgaatttaagtatgctctctctaattctctccttctctctttctttctctctctcggaggacttgGGCCCTAgaaccatacgtcaggactactgggcatgatgactccttgctgtccccagtccatctggccttgctgctgttccagtttcaactgttctgcctgcagttatggaacccctacctgtcccagacctgctgttttcaactcttaatgatcggctatgaaaagccaactgatatttattcctgattattatttgaccatgcttgtcatttatgaacattttgaacatcttggccatgttccgttataatctccacccggcacagccagaagaggactggccacccctcatagcctggttcctctctaggtttcttcctaggttttggcctttctagggagtttttcctagccaccgtgcttctacacctgcattgcttgctgtttggggttttaggctgggtttctgtacagcacttcgagatattagctgatgtacgaagggctatataaaataaacttgattgattgattaatgtgagtttggaaagagagtttacagtctaaccagacacccaggtatttgtagttgtccacgtattctaagtacgagcagtgatgctggacgggcgagcagatGCGGGCAGTGAgcgattgaatagcatgcatttagttttacttgcatttaagagcagttggaggccacggaaggagagttgtatggcattgaagctcgtctggaggttagttaacacagtttccaaagaagggccagaagtatacagaatggtgtcctctgcgtagaggtggatcagagaatcaccagcagcaggagcaacatcattgatgtatacagagaagagagtcggcccgagaattgaaccctgtggcacacccatagagactgccagaggtccggacaacaggccctcagatttgacacactgaactctatcagagaagtatttggtaaaccaggcgaggcaattgtttgcgaaaccaaggctgtcgagtctgccaataagaatgtggtgattgacagagtcgaaagccttggccaggtcaatgaatacggctgcacagtaatgtctcttatcgatggcggttatgatgtcgtttaggaccttgagtgtggctgaggtgcacccatgaccagctctgaaaccagattgcatagcggagaaggtacggtgggattcgaaatggtcggtaatctgtttgttaacttggctttcgaagaccttagaaagacagggtaggatagaaataggtttgtagcagtttgggtctagagtgtcaccccctttgaagagggggataacctgggcagctttccaatctttgggaatctcagacgatacgaaagagaggttgaacaggctagtaatagtggttgcaacaatttcggcagataattttagaaagagagggtccagattgtctagcccggctgatttgtatgggtccagattttgcagctctttcagaacatcagctgtttgGATTTGGGTtaaggagaaatggtgggtgcTTTGACGGCTTGCTGTGGAGgttgccgggcagttgaccggggtaggtgtagccaggtggaaagcatggccagccgtagagaattgcttattgaaattctcaattatagtggatttatctgtggtaagtgtttcctagcctcagagcagtgggcagctgggacgaggtgctcttattctccatggactttacagtgttccagaactttgagttagtactacaggatgcaaatttttgtttgaaaaagctagccttagcttttctaactgcctgtgtatattttttcctaacttctctgaaaagttgcatatcatgggggctatttgatgctaatgcagaacgccacaggatgtttttgtgctggtcaagggcagacaggtctggagtgaaccaaggactatatctattcctagttctacattttttgagtgGGGCATGCttgtttaagatggtgaggaaggcacttttaaagaatagccaggcatcatctactgacgggatgaggtcagtggcattccaggataccccggccaggatAGAATAGACATTCCTATTTATGTTGACATTCGATGGTGGGTGGCCCAGCAGCcatctttgtggtagtaattGGAAGTTAACATTCCTATTAAAATTAAATTTCAATGACGTACCAGCTAAATTGCAGCAGTCTGAAGGGATATGTCGATTCTATGATTGAAATACACCTACCCCATATACAAGAGAATGCTTTGTCTCTGCTGATGGTAGGCACAACAAACTCACCTTATGCTAAATACGGTCTAAATTACACCATTGTGTGAGAAAaaaaagtgtatatatatatatatatatatatatatatatatatatatatatatatatatatatatatatatatatatatatatatatacacatatatacacactgctcaaaaaaataaagggaacactaaaataacacatcctagatctgaatgaatgaactagtcttattaaatacttttttctttacatagttgaatgtgccgacaacaaaatcacacaaaaattatcaatggaaatcaaatttatcaacccatggaggtctggatttggagtcacactcaaaattaaaatggaaaaccacactacaggctgatccaactttgatgtaatgtccttaaaacaagtcaaaatgaggctcagtagtgtgtggcctccacgtgcctgtatgacctccctacaacgcctgggcatgctcctgatgaggtggcggatggttttctgagggatctcctcccagacatGGACtgaagcatccgccaactcctggacagtctgtggtgcaacgtggcattggtggatggagcgagacatgatgtcccagatgtgctcaattggattcaggtctggggaacgggcgggccagtccacagcatcaatgccttcctcttgcaggaactgctgacacactccagccacatgaggtctagcatttacttgcattaggaggaacccagggccaaccgcaccagcatatggtctcacaaggggtctgaggatctctcggtaactaatggcagtcaggctacctctggcgagcccatggagggctgtgcggcccccaaagaaatgctaccccacaccatgactgacccaccgccaaaccggtcatgctggaggatgttgcaggcagcagaacgttctccacggcgtctccagactgtcacgtctgtcacatgtgctcagtgtgaacctgctttcatctgtgaagagcacagggcgccagtggcgaatttgcctatcttggtgttctctggcaaatgccaaacgtcctgcacggtgttgtgctgtaagcacaacccccacctgtggacgtcgggccctcataccaccctcatggagtctgtttctgaccgtttaagcagacacatgcacatttgtggcctgctggaggtcattttgcagggcgctggcagtgctccttctgctccttcttgcacaaaggcggaggtagcggtcctgctgctgggttgttgccctcctacggcctcctccacgtctcctgatgtactggcctgtctcctggtagcgcctccatgctctggacactacgctgacagacacagcaaaccttcttgccacagctcgcattgatgtgccatcctggatgagctgcactacctgagccacttgtgtgggttgtagactccgtctcatgctaccactagagtgaaagcaccgccagcattcaaaagtgaccaaaacatcagccaggaagcataggaactgagaagtggtctgtggtcaccacttgcagaatcactcctttattgggggtgtcttgctaattgcctagaatttccacctgttgtctattccatttacacaacagcatgtgaaatgtattgtcaatcagtgttgcttcctaagtggacagtttgatttcacagaagtgtgattgacttggagttacattgtgttgtttaagtgttccctttattttttttgagcagtgtatatacacacacatacagttgaagtcagaagttcacatacactttagccaaatacatttaaactcagtatttcacaattcctgacatttaatcctagtaaaaattccctgtcttaggtcagataggctcacctttatttttagaatgtgaaatgtcagaataatagcagagaaaattatttatttcagcttttatttctttcatcacattcccagtgggtcagaagtttacatacactcaattagtacttggaagcattgcctttcaattgtttaatttgggtcaaatgttttgggtagccttccacaagcttcccacaataagttggacaaatcttggctcattcctcctgacagagctggtgtaaccgagtcaggtttgtaggcctccttgctcgcacacgcgttttcagttctgcccacaaatgttctatagtattgaggtcagggatttgtgattgatggccactccaatagcttgactttgttgtccttaagccagtttgcaacaactttggaagtatgcttggggttattgccCTCACTACATATGTCGCCAGACCCACCCacgggctccaggtcatctataagtattttcTAGGTAAacctccgccttatctcagctcactggtaatgataacacccacccgtagcacacgctccagcaggtatatctcactggtcatccccaaagccaacacctcctttggccgcctttccttccagttctctgctgcaatggctgaaacgaattgcaaaaatcgctgaagttggagacttatctccctcactaactttaaacatcagctatctgagcagctaaccgatcactgcaactgtacacagcccatctgtaaatagcccaaccaatctacctacctcatccccatattgttttttacttttttgcacactggtatttctacttgcacatcatcatctgcacatctatcactccagtgttaatttgctaaattgtaattacttcgctactttGGCCtatttgccttacctcctcacgccatttgcgcacactgtatatagacttttttctgtTATTTACTGtactttgtttattccatgtaactctgttgtttgtgtcgctttgctttatcttggccaggtcgcagttgtaaatgagaacttgttctcaagtggcctacctggttaaataaaggtgaaatagtaaagattgtccatttggaagacccattcacaaccaagctttaactttctaactgatgtcttgagatgttgcttcaatatatccacataattttcctgcctcatgatgccatctattttgtgaagtgcaccagtccctcctgcagcaaagcaaccccacaacatgatgctgccacccctgtgcttcacggttgggatggtgttcttcggcttgcaagcctccccccttttcctccaaacataacaatggtcattatggccaaacggttctattttttgtttcatcagaccagaggacatttctctaaagtacgatctttgtccccatgtgcagttgcaaaccgtatggcttttttatggcggttttggagcagtggcttcttccttgctgagcggcctttcaggttatgtcgatataggactcgttttactgtggatatagatacttttgtacccgtttcctccagcatcttcacaaggtcctttgctgttgttctgggtttgattagcatttttcgcaccaaagtacgttcatctctaggagaaagaacgcgtctccttcctgagcggtatgacggctgcgtggtcccatggtgtttatacttgcgtactattgtttgtacagatgcatgtgataccttcaggcgtttggaaattgctcccaaggatgaaccaaaatTGTGGAGGTTTCCTTTTTTCCCCCTGAGGTCTAGGCGGATTCTTTTTTTTCCttttgatgtcaagcaaagaggcactgagtttgaaggtaggccttgaaatacatccacaggtacacctccaattgactcaaatgatgtcaattagcatatcagaagcttctaaagccatgacataattttctggaattttccaagatgtttaaaggcacagtcaacttagtgtatgtaaacttctgacccactgcaattgtggcacagtgaattataagtaaaataatctgtctgtaaacaattgttggaaaaatgacttgtgtcatgcacaaagtagatgtcctaaccgactttccaaaactatagtttcttaacaagaaatttgtggagtggttgataaacGAGTTTAAATGACTCAAACttaggtgtgtgtatataaattaTTATTTTCTTCATGGGAGGTTCTTTTAAGCAATTGACATtaaaggataaaaaaaaaatacatttttttacaaaTTTGTTTGACAAACCTGTTTGTATGCATTTAAATATCAAACTCAACCCTTTACCTTTTCCAGTGattaagacatggatgtctcatggtagggtATGCAAAATGAGTCAActtcactttctgaccacttctacaaAGGACAAATATTGAAAGTTTCGTTCAAATCAAACAATGTgcggtcaaaaagtgattgaaatcaaatggaacaACGCAATATTATGTATGCCGTCAACGTGAATGACGCATTTACTACTATGAGATACTACTATGTCACAAGGTTACTGCTGCACACTGTTCTCACAGTGAATACCACACAGTGAGGTCATATACTGTGGTAAAGAATTGCTCGCTACGGCAGCACAGAACAAACTAGCAAATTAGAGGTAAAACAATAACCCAATTGTAACATTCTCAATAAATGATGTCTATATTCCCACAACATGCCAATAACGACAGTCACAGTTCAACAAGAACCCCACCGACGTGTGGATTACGTGGTGAAGACGTGATGTGTTGTAATCTTCAAAAGGCATGGTGAATGGAGACAATTTAAACAGTGGAACAGTCATTAAAACATTCAACACTCAGTGCTGCCTGTGCTAGTATCCATTTCAGATGAGCAAACATGAATAACCAGAAGCGTCAGTCAGTGATTGCATTGGCTTGGGAGCTATCGTTACTTGACGTCTCTGGTGAATGTATGTGGAGTGACTCATCTGAAATGTCTCTAGAAAAcgtttaagttacagccttatcctaaaacagattaaataaaaaaggttcctcaatctacacacaataccccataataaaaaagcaaacaggttttttgacatttttgcataagtattcagaccctttgctatgagactcgaaattgagctcaggtgcatcctgtttccattgctcaaccctgaaatgtttctacaacttgattggagaacacttgtggtaaattcaattgattggacattatttggaaaggcacacacctatctatacaAGGTCCCAGAGTTGcagtcatgtcagagcaaaaaacaagccatgaggtcgaaggaattgtccgtagagctccaagacaggattgtgtcgaggcacagatcggggtaagggtaccaaaacatttctgcagcattgaaggtccccaagaacacagtggcctccatcattcttaaatggaagaagtttggaaccatcaagactcttcctagagctggccgcccggccaaactgagcacctggggagaagggccttgaccAAGAACAcaacggtcactctgacagagctccagagtgcttcagtggagataggagaaccttccagaaagacaataaatcaagcctttatggtagtggccagacagaagccactccagagtaaaaagcacatgacagaccgcttggagcttgccaaatgaaacctaaaggactctcagaacatgagaaacaagattctctggtctgatgaaacaaagattgaactctttggcttgaatgccaagtatCAGGTcaggaggaaacttggcaccatccctacggtgaagcatggtggtggcagaatcatgctgtggggatgtttttcagcggcagtgactaggatactagtcagaatcgagggaaagatacacagagcaaagtacagagagatcattgatgaaaacctgctccagagcgctcaggacctcagactggggcaaaggtttagcttccaacaagacaatgaccgtaagcacacagccaagacaatgcaggtgtggcttcaggacaagtctctgaatgtcattgagtcaGCCAGAGCCAggtcttgaacccgatcgaacatctctggagagacctgaaaatagctgtgcagctccacatccaacctgacagagcttgagaggatctacagagaagaatgggagaaacaacccaaatacaggtgtgccaagcttgtagcgtcatacccaagaagacttgaggctgtaatcactgccaaaggtgcttcaacaaaatactgagtaaagggcctgaatgcttatgtaaatgttattttattgatTAAAAAAATTGGCATTTCCTAAAAGAaaaacgtttttgctttgtcattatggggtattgtgagaaaaaaaaaaaaaactatccattttagaataaggctgtaatataacaaaatgtggaagacgtcaaggggtctgaatactttccgagtgcactATACCTGTGATGTCTGGAGCAAATGTATAGTGATTGTTACTTCATGGTGTGCTAAATGTGGGTTACTTGGAATGTCTGTAGTAAATGTATTTAACATGGGATACACGTGTGGTAAATATTACCGCTGGGTGGTTTGGGTGAATGTGTCTGGTGTTGATTGTTACCTGGGATGTCTGTGGTGATTGTCTTGCCGCCTGATGTCTCATCTTCAGAGGAGCTGGTGCTAGAGTCACAGGTGAGGTCGCTGTCACTTGTACTGCTGTCCTGCAGCAGGTTGTACTTCTTCCTCGCCGCTGCCTCACGCTTCTGCCTCAGCAGCCGTATCCGCTCCTTGTGCTTCTGGCTCCGGTGACCTTTGACTTTAGCCAGCCGGCCGTTGGTCTGCTTCTCGCCGCCTGCTCCTCCTGCCACAGCCGGCTGGCAGCGGTTCTTCTTGGCTGCCATTGTGTTGGTGGACATCTCACTTTCAGAACGTGAACGCCGGGACTTTTGCCTGCTTGACGATGACATTTGGCACCCTGCTGCCAGCCCGGTGTCAGCCACCGTGGTGCCCTCCTCCCCTGACGCCCGCGAGGCGGTTCCCTCCTCACCAGAGGAGAGTGTGTCTGAGTCGGCCTGGTGGCCACTGGAGGAGGGCGAGAGCATGCAGGGGTTGGAGGAGTCGCTCTCGTAGACGCGGTCTGAGGCAGGCTTGTCACTGCCGGTGGAGGCGTGCTGGGACTCTGGGGAGTCTCTCCTTAGCTCCTTCATGAGGCAGGGCATGGAGAGCAGGCTGGGCTCACCCTCCATCTGCAAGGGACTGTCCCCCTCTTCTCCTGGTGGAAAGCTGGTGGTGGTCTCTGTTTTAAGGGGCTCCCCCTGCTCCCCCCTAAAAGCAGCTGCTGACCCCACCTGTGCAGGACACTCTGGGAGGGTCTCGCCATCCACAAACTCCTCTGTGTCTGCCATCTTAAGGCTAGTTGAGAGTAGGGCCCCGTGGTCTGACTGTCTTAGAAGAGTGGGCCTGGACAGGGACTCACCTGGAACaacaatacatatatatttagggaaaaggggatacctagtcagcattcaactgaaatgtgtctcctgcatttttacacacacatacatatatatatatatataaataaatgcaaCTTTGGTTCAAACGCCAAAGGAAGCTGGCTATTTTTCTTCTTTGCTAGCTGGCTAATAGTAGCTTAGCTGTCTGGCTAGGTAGctagattagtgtgtgtgtgggtgggggggggggggttcgaaGGGTGCATTTGCGGCCCGCAATTCAGGGCATTCTGCAGAAACGCCTATTCATATTTCTATTGGTCTATTTTTAAGCTAGGACTCTGGTACACAGGTGGGGacgctccagtacagtaggtggcagtaa
The Salvelinus fontinalis isolate EN_2023a chromosome 10, ASM2944872v1, whole genome shotgun sequence DNA segment above includes these coding regions:
- the LOC129863692 gene encoding protein C18orf25 homolog isoform X1; its protein translation is MADTEEFVDGETLPECPAQVGSAAAFRGEQGEPLKTETTTSFPPGEEGDSPLQMEGEPSLLSMPCLMKELRRDSPESQHASTGSDKPASDRVYESDSSNPCMLSPSSSGHQADSDTLSSGEEGTASRASGEEGTTVADTGLAAGCQMSSSSRQKSRRSRSESEMSTNTMAAKKNRCQPAVAGGAGGEKQTNGRLAKVKGHRSQKHKERIRLLRQKREAAARKKYNLLQDSSTSDSDLTCDSSTSSSEDETSGGKTITTDIPDGPPVVGHYDISDTDSNQERLSLTVERVCLRRTTVITHERLKTHRDQDMGANSGAVRVQHLCSLSAGHMEAELAHREPPQHKGHIHIPSSDSEVEIVGVQENTRCAHPRAGVIQSLSSAWKPNSGEHFNNSTRQSSPLWTTVSPQPNWVSPPEVVDLTLDEDTRHKFLL
- the LOC129863692 gene encoding protein C18orf25 homolog isoform X2, whose translation is MADTEEFVDGETLPECPAQVGSAAAFRGEQGEPLKTETTTSFPPGEEGDSPLQMEGEPSLLSMPCLMKELRRDSPESQHASTGSDKPASDRVYESDSSNPCMLSPSSSGHQADSDTLSSGEEGTASRASGEEGTTVADTGLAAGCQMSSSSRQKSRRSRSESEMSTNTMAAKKNRCQPAVAGGAGGEKQTNGRLAKVKGHRSQKHKERIRLLRQKREAAARKKYNLLQDSSTSDSDLTCDSSTSSSEDETSGGKTITTDIPGHMEAELAHREPPQHKGHIHIPSSDSEVEIVGVQENTRCAHPRAGVIQSLSSAWKPNSGEHFNNSTRQSSPLWTTVSPQPNWVSPPEVVDLTLDEDTRHKFLL